The window AGCATACTCTATAACTGGCAAGGATGCAGTCATTCCTTGGTTGCCACTTCCCGAATTAATAACAACCGGCAAAGAACATCCGCTCATACGCGCGTCTGAGCCTGCTGCCGCTCGTGCTTTTGCGCGTATTTTTATATCGTCTCCATAAGTCTGAAGTAAAGTTTTGCCGACACATGCACCATAATCACCAGTTAATCCCTCGTCAGAGATTGCTGTATTCATATCAATCTGATTATCTAATAAATCTCTGATATCTTCTATATTTACGGTATCAGCAAATTCTAAAATGTCATGGATATTTAATAGCCTTTTATCTCCAAATTTTTCAATACTTTTCATTTCCGTATCACAATGGTAAACTTCTTTACCGTCTACTGCCATACGGACAATATTTGTATGTTTATTTTTTATTTCCACCTCTGCGTTATGATTTTCAAACCAAACTGTAGCAAGGATATATAAATTTTCTACTTCTTTTGCTAATGTGCTATTACAATAGCCGGTCCCCACAAGTTCAGCGGTTTTTTCTTTAACACTTGGAGATATATCTTCTAATACTTCTAATTCCCGAGACGCATTTCCACCTAATGCACCTAGTATTGCTGCTGCTTCTATGCCTTTCAACCCTCCTGAATTTGGCACTGTAACTCCTTGTACATTTTTTACTATATTTCCGCTACATAGCATCTCGATATGAGTCGGTTGACAGCCAAGTAATTCAACTGCTTTAGCGCTTGCATAAGCTATCGCTATGGGTTCCGTGCAGCCAAGGGCCGGAACAAGCTCGCTTTTTAAAATTGCAACATAATTATCATAGATATTTTGATCCATGTTTTTATCTCCTCATAATTAAAGATTACTCTGCTTTCTTATCTTTCATGCGGAAACAGAATGAACAAACACCATCTTCATAAACACGTCTGTCATGGATACATTCTAAATCTTCGTTATAACCATGTGCTATGGCAGGATCTATCATGTCACAATATAATTTCCCATATTCTTCCATTCCATCTTGAATCCATTGGTCTGCAAATCCACATTGAGAAAATAACTGTTCTACTTGATTATCTCCATATGTATTTTGTGCCGTAAAATCATCGCTTCTTCCCATATCATAATTCGGAAGGTAATTTTCTACATTGGCTTCACCGCCATTTGCTTTAGCACGTTCAGCAATATTTCGACCTCTTTCCACACCAAAATTCCAAACGCCGTCTCGGATAGCTTGCTCTCCTTCCTCTCCAAATTTTTCAACAACTTCTTTTGATAGGTGCGCGAATAATCTACAAAATAAAGTCGCCCACGATACAGGTTCCTTACTTTCGTTGTCTTTCATACTTACTGTGCCTTCAGTTTTTTCTTTGTTTTCCATTTTTAATTTCCTCCTTAAATATTTTATTTCATTTATAAGAAATGCTACGCATGTTCTTACTTCTCATTATCCAATGCAATAATAGCTTGGTATAATACCTCTGTTCCTTTGGCAAGAGCTTCTGGTGAAACATACTCTGCCGGATTATGTGTAATACCTTTTCTACAAGGGATAAACATCATTGCCGTCGGCCATCGAGATGATAGTATCATCGCATCATGTCCTGCTCCACTATTCATGGCCTTATAGGAATATCCCAATTGTTCACAGCTTTTTTCAATTACATGGCATAAATCCTGATTCATTTTAATTGGTCTTTTATTTGAGTTAATTTTTACTTCAATATTTACATTACAATTCTGGGCTGCCGCCTTGGCCTCACGTTGAATAAAATTAGTTATTTCTTCTATATGTGATAGTTTTATTGAACGTAAATCTACAGTAAAAATACATTTGTCTGGAATACAATTGGTGGAACCTGGAAACAATTCTATTCTTCCAATCGTTGCAGTAGCACTGTTAACATAATTCTGAGTAACATAATTTGTAATTTGTGTTGCCAATTGAAAGCCTCCCGTTGCTGCATCTTTTCGGTACAACATTGGTACTGTACCAGCATGGCCGGCAAATCCTGTGACAGTCACCGTAAGCCACGAGACAGCTACTATATTTTCAACAATCCCAATATCAATTTTTTCCTTTTCAAGTATTGGCCCTTGTTCATCATGTAATTCTAGAAATGCCAATATTTCATTATCGGTTCTATATGCAGGGCAAGCATCTTTTAATACATAAGATTCCTTAGCCTTTCTTAAAGACAAACCTGTGTCATCATGTATTGTATCTAATTCTTTTTCACCAAATACGCCTGTTATGTATTGGCTTCCAAGTAATACTTGCCCAAAACGGGTACCTTCTTCCTCAATAGTTCCTATTACTTCAAAGGGATGGCGTAATTTTATTCCTTGCTCTTTTATCATGCGGGCTGCTTCAAGAGCGCAGACCGCGCCTGCAATCCCGTCATATGCTCCTGCACATCTCACAGTATCCAAATGTGATCCAGACAAGATAGCTGGTAATTCTTTTTGGGAACCTTCTAAGCGCCCATATACATTTCCGATTTCATCTTCTCTAACATTCAATCCTGCCTCTTTCATACGTTGTTTGAAATAATTTGCACCTTTTCGATAAATATCAGTAAATCCTATCCTTGTAGTGCCTGCTTCACAAGGTTCTGAAATGTGTTTTAGATTTTCAATATCAGCTAGAATTCTTTTTATATCAGTCATTGCTTTGTCTCCTTGCTTTCACTAATACTAAATTGACATAGTTTATTTATACGGTTATAATATCAGAATAAAACGATAATACAATTAATAAGACGGCATTGTCGTGAAAAATCAAAATATTGTTAATGTTATTCAATTAATCCTATTTTTTTTATGCACAATTACCAAGGGAGAGAGAAAACTATGAAAAATGAAATTAAGACAATACAATCGGTACAAAGAGCCATAGATATTTTGAATTGCGTTGGAGATGCTGGTCACAGTATTAGTTTAAAAGAAATCAGCTCAAAATTAGAACTTAATATAAACACAGCTCGTGGTTTGGCACAAACACTTTTAGTAAATGGTTTCCTATCCAGAGATGCTGAACATGGAACCTATGCACTTGGATATGAATTTCTAACAAAATCAAAACTAGTATATGAAAATCAAATACAGCGTATCAGAGATATTGCACATCCCCGCATGGAGAAAATAACAGAAAATTATGGGATTTCTTCTTGGCTACAAATTAGTTTTTATAGAAATATTTATACCGTGGAGACTGTTGAACCAACTAATTCAACTTATTCATATGCTCCAAAATCAGGTGCTAATCTTCCGCTACATGCATCGGCATCAGGTAAACTACGTATTGCTTACATGCCAGAAACTGAACGCCAAAAAATAGTTCTAAATGTTCCCTTAGACAAACTAACCATGTATACAATTACTGAACGGGAGGCTTTTATTCAAATGATAAATGATGTCTATCATAATGGGTATGCAACTGAATTCGAAGAAATTGATGAAGGTATCAGCAGTGTGGCTGTTCCAATATTTGATAAACAAGGTGCTTTAGACGGAACGCTGAGTATTGCTGCACCTTCAGTAAAAGTGAAAGGGATTTTTAATAAACTGTTAAAAGATTTAAAACAAGCAAGTATTTATATTTCTGACAATATTTCCAAGCATTATACTATCTAATACTTTTTTGTTTTTATTATTATCCATGTATTTTTTAAATGGCTACGCCAAGCCTCCTAAAAATAAAAGTGGCCCCAACAAGGGAGCCACTTCAGACTGTAGATAAAATTGGCGCTGAAGTTAGGCTCCAACGCCAATTTTATCTACAGTCTAAAGTAAGCAGTCCTCTTCCGGGACTGCTTACCTTTTTATCATTCTCTATACTTCGGGCAATATTAAATCTTCACTCAGATCCATATCCTCTTCAAAGTCAATCTCATCGTCTAGGCTCAATTCGGTACTTAGCTTCACATCCCTGTACTTTCTCATACCTGTACCTGCAGGAATATGTTTACCGATAATAACATTTTCCTTCAGGCCTATCAGATGGTCTACTTTCCCTTTAATAGCCGCTTCTGTCAAGACCTTCGTTGTTTCCTGGAAGGAAGCCGCTGACAGGAAGGAATCTGTTGCAAGAGACGCCTTTGTGATACCCAGCATAATCTGCTCACCTGCTGCGGGATCCTTTCCCTCTGCCTCGAGCTGCTCATTCACCTCGTTAAATTCAAGTACATCTGCCATAGTGCCTGGAAGGAATTCAGAATCTCCCTTCTCTTCGATACGGATTTTCTTCAGCATCTGGCGCACGATCACCTCTATGTGCTTATCATTGATCTCAACGCCCTGCAGGCGGTATACACGCTGTACTTCCTGAATCATATAGTCCTGCACTGCCCGCAGTCCCTTGATCTTCAGGATATCATGTGGGTTTACACTACCCTCTGTCAGCTCGTCGCCGGCCTCCAGCTCTGCTCCGTCCTGCACCTTAATGCGGGAACCATATGGTATAAGGTATGCCTTTGACTCACCTGTCTTATCGTTTGTCACAATAATCTCGCGCTTTTTCTTTGTATCGCTGATGGTGGCAGTTCCTGCAAACTCCGTAATAATCGCAAGTCCTTTCGGCTTCCTTGCCTCAAAAAGCTCCTCCACACGGGGAAGACCTTGGGTAATATCATCACCGGCAACACCGCCCGTATGGAAAGTACGCATGGTCAGCTGTGTGCCTGGCTCTCCGATAGACTGAGCTGCAATAATACCGACGGCCTCTCCCACCTGTACTGCCTCGCCTGTAGCCATGTTCGCCCCATAGCACTTAGAGCATACGCCGTTCTTGCATTTACATGTGAGGATAGTGCGGATTTTTACTTTCTCCAGTGTATTTCCATTCTCATCCACACCATTCTTCATGACTTTTTCTGCCCGCCTTGGCGTGATCATGTGATTTGCTTTCACAATCACATTGCCGTCTTTATCTTTAATATCTTCACAGGAAAAACGGCCCGTTATACGCTCCTGAAGGCTCTCAATCTCCTCATTGCCGTCCATGAAAGCTTTTACATACATGCCTGGTATTTCTTTTCCCTCCTCCATGCAGTCACTGTCATGGATAATTAATTCCTGGGAAACGTCAACCAGTCGTCTGGTAAGGTATCCAGAATCGGCTGTACGAAGGGCTGTGTCAGACAGACCTTTACGGGCTCCATGTGCAGACATGAAATACTCCAGTACGTCTAACCCTTCACGGAAGTTAGACTTAATAGGAAGCTCGATCGTACGTCCTGTCGTATCTGCCATCAACCCGCGCATACCTGCAAGCTGCTTAATCTGCTTGTCAGAACCACGGGCGCCTGAATCTGCCATCATAAAGATGTTATTATACTTATCCAGGCCAGAAAGCAATGCCTCTGTCAATTTATCATCTGTGGCCTTCCAGGTCTCCACGACCTCTTTGTATCTCTCTTCTTCTGTGATAAGGCCACGTTTATAGTTCTTTGTAATTTTATCCACTGTATTCTGGGCAGTTTCAATCATCTGCGGCTTTTCAGGGGGTACTGTCATATCGGAAATAGATACTGTCATGGCGGCCCTGGTTGAATATTTATACCCGATTGCCTTTACATCATCCAGCACCTCTGCTGTCTGGGTCGCTCCATGTGTATTGATTACCTTCTCTAAAATTTGTTTTAGCTGTTTTTTCCCTACATGGAAGTCCACCTCCAGTAAGAGCTCATTCCCTTCTGCCTCACGGTCTACAAATCCCAGATCCTGGGGGATGATTTCATTAAAGAGGAGCCTTCCCAGGGTAGCTTCAATTATGCCAGATTTTACAGACCCATCAGGCATTGTCTTAGAGATACGCACTTTAACCTTGGAATGCAGTGTAATATATCCATTCTCATAAGCCAAGATAACCTCATTCACATTTTTAAAGAACATCCCTTCTCCCTTGGCGCCTGGCCTCTCCTGAGTCAGGTAGTAGATACCAAGAACCATATCCTGTGACGGCACCGCAACGGGCCCTCCATCTGACGGCTTCAGAAGGTTATTCGGGGAGAGCAGAAGGAAACGGCATTCTGCCTGTGCCTCTACTGACAGCGGCACATGGACCGCCATCTGGTCTCCGTCAAAGTCTGCGTTGTAGGCAGTACAAACAAGGGGATGAAGCTTAATCGCCTTACCCTCCACGAGAATCGGCTCAAACGCCTGGATACCCAGCCTGTGCAGCGTGGGGGCACGGTTAAGCATAACCGGATGCTCTTTAATGACTTCCTCCAGCACATCCCAGACCTCCGGCTGCAGCCGCTCTACCATTTTCTTTGCATTTTTAATATTGTGTGCAGTTCCATTGGCGACAAGCTCTTTCATAACAAAAGGCTTGAACAGCTCAATGGCCATCTCTTTTGGAAGGCCACACTGATAAATCTTGAGTTCAGGGCCTACTACAATAACAGAGCGCCCTGAATAGTCCACACGCTTCCCAAGAAGATTCTGGCGGAAACGCCCTGACTTACCTTTGAGCATATCAGAAAGAGACTTCAAGGCTCTGTTTCCCGGACCTGTAACCGGACGCCCACGGCGGCCATTATCAATCAGGGCATCCACCGCTTCCTGCAGCATACGCTTCTCGTTCCGCACAATAATATCCGGCGCCCCCAGTTCCAGCAGCCTCTTCAGGCGATTGTTCCTGTTAATAATTCTCCTGTATAAGTCATTCAAGTCTGAAGTCGCAAAACGTCCTCCGTCCAGCTGTACCATCGGCCTCAGATCTGGCGGGATAACGGGAATTGCTGTGAGGATCATCCACTCCGGCTTATTGCCCGATTCCCGGAATGCCTCCACCACTTCCAGGCGCTTTACGATCCTGGCACGCTTCTGGCCTGTGGCATTTACAAGGCCCGCCTGGAGTTCCGTATATTCTTTCTCCAGGTCAATTGCCTGGAGGAGCTCCTGGATGGACTCTGCCCCCATGCCTACCCGAAAAGCTCCATACCCCCACTTTTCCTTCTCTTCCTGGTATTCTGCCTCGGAGAGTACTTGTTTGTACTGTAAGTCTGTTTCCCCTTTATCCAATACAATATAGGATGCGAAATACAATACCCTTTCCAGCGTCCTCGGGGAGATGTCCAGGATCAAACCCATACGGCTGGGAATCCCTTTAAAATACCAGATATGGGAAACCGGCGCTGCCAGCGCAATATGCCCCATACGCTCACGGCGGACAGAGGCCTTCGTCACCTCTACGCCGCATCGGTCGCAGACTACCCCTTTATAACGGATTTTCTTATATTTCCCGCAGTGGCATTCCCAATCCTTGCTTGGTCCGAAGATTTTTTCACAGAAAAGGCCGTCCTTTTCTGGTTTCAGTGTCCTATAATTGATGGTCTCAGGTTTCGTAACCTCACCTCTCGACCAGTCCATAATTTTATCCGGTGAAGCCAGCCCGATTTTAATTGCATCAAAAGTTAATGGTTGGTATTGTTGTTCATTACTACTTGTTGGCATATAAATGGCTCCTCCTATTCTTCGTCATCCATAAATTCTTCAAAGTCGATTCCCTCTTCCTCGAAATCTTCCTCCTCCGGTTCCACATTTTCCAATTCTTCCCCGACGAATTCCTGCTCTGTAAATCCATGATCCCCATAAGACTCATTCTCATCGCGGTATCTC of the Luxibacter massiliensis genome contains:
- a CDS encoding L-cysteine desulfidase family protein produces the protein MDQNIYDNYVAILKSELVPALGCTEPIAIAYASAKAVELLGCQPTHIEMLCSGNIVKNVQGVTVPNSGGLKGIEAAAILGALGGNASRELEVLEDISPSVKEKTAELVGTGYCNSTLAKEVENLYILATVWFENHNAEVEIKNKHTNIVRMAVDGKEVYHCDTEMKSIEKFGDKRLLNIHDILEFADTVNIEDIRDLLDNQIDMNTAISDEGLTGDYGACVGKTLLQTYGDDIKIRAKARAAAGSDARMSGCSLPVVINSGSGNQGMTASLPVIEYAKEIGVTKDKLYRTLVVSNLTALHQKKYIGNLSAYCGAVSAACGSGAAITYLYDGDYDEVSRTIINTIANVGGIVCDGAKPSCAAKIASAVDAAIMAHYLSVNHHVFEDGEGLVQKDVERTIRNIGEVGREGMKSTDIEILNIMLSKNVEKTENNYQAVESSTVC
- a CDS encoding L-2-amino-thiazoline-4-carboxylic acid hydrolase: MENKEKTEGTVSMKDNESKEPVSWATLFCRLFAHLSKEVVEKFGEEGEQAIRDGVWNFGVERGRNIAERAKANGGEANVENYLPNYDMGRSDDFTAQNTYGDNQVEQLFSQCGFADQWIQDGMEEYGKLYCDMIDPAIAHGYNEDLECIHDRRVYEDGVCSFCFRMKDKKAE
- a CDS encoding M20 family metallo-hydrolase encodes the protein MTDIKRILADIENLKHISEPCEAGTTRIGFTDIYRKGANYFKQRMKEAGLNVREDEIGNVYGRLEGSQKELPAILSGSHLDTVRCAGAYDGIAGAVCALEAARMIKEQGIKLRHPFEVIGTIEEEGTRFGQVLLGSQYITGVFGEKELDTIHDDTGLSLRKAKESYVLKDACPAYRTDNEILAFLELHDEQGPILEKEKIDIGIVENIVAVSWLTVTVTGFAGHAGTVPMLYRKDAATGGFQLATQITNYVTQNYVNSATATIGRIELFPGSTNCIPDKCIFTVDLRSIKLSHIEEITNFIQREAKAAAQNCNVNIEVKINSNKRPIKMNQDLCHVIEKSCEQLGYSYKAMNSGAGHDAMILSSRWPTAMMFIPCRKGITHNPAEYVSPEALAKGTEVLYQAIIALDNEK
- a CDS encoding IclR family transcriptional regulator, yielding MKNEIKTIQSVQRAIDILNCVGDAGHSISLKEISSKLELNINTARGLAQTLLVNGFLSRDAEHGTYALGYEFLTKSKLVYENQIQRIRDIAHPRMEKITENYGISSWLQISFYRNIYTVETVEPTNSTYSYAPKSGANLPLHASASGKLRIAYMPETERQKIVLNVPLDKLTMYTITEREAFIQMINDVYHNGYATEFEEIDEGISSVAVPIFDKQGALDGTLSIAAPSVKVKGIFNKLLKDLKQASIYISDNISKHYTI
- the rpoC gene encoding DNA-directed RNA polymerase subunit beta', producing MPTSSNEQQYQPLTFDAIKIGLASPDKIMDWSRGEVTKPETINYRTLKPEKDGLFCEKIFGPSKDWECHCGKYKKIRYKGVVCDRCGVEVTKASVRRERMGHIALAAPVSHIWYFKGIPSRMGLILDISPRTLERVLYFASYIVLDKGETDLQYKQVLSEAEYQEEKEKWGYGAFRVGMGAESIQELLQAIDLEKEYTELQAGLVNATGQKRARIVKRLEVVEAFRESGNKPEWMILTAIPVIPPDLRPMVQLDGGRFATSDLNDLYRRIINRNNRLKRLLELGAPDIIVRNEKRMLQEAVDALIDNGRRGRPVTGPGNRALKSLSDMLKGKSGRFRQNLLGKRVDYSGRSVIVVGPELKIYQCGLPKEMAIELFKPFVMKELVANGTAHNIKNAKKMVERLQPEVWDVLEEVIKEHPVMLNRAPTLHRLGIQAFEPILVEGKAIKLHPLVCTAYNADFDGDQMAVHVPLSVEAQAECRFLLLSPNNLLKPSDGGPVAVPSQDMVLGIYYLTQERPGAKGEGMFFKNVNEVILAYENGYITLHSKVKVRISKTMPDGSVKSGIIEATLGRLLFNEIIPQDLGFVDREAEGNELLLEVDFHVGKKQLKQILEKVINTHGATQTAEVLDDVKAIGYKYSTRAAMTVSISDMTVPPEKPQMIETAQNTVDKITKNYKRGLITEEERYKEVVETWKATDDKLTEALLSGLDKYNNIFMMADSGARGSDKQIKQLAGMRGLMADTTGRTIELPIKSNFREGLDVLEYFMSAHGARKGLSDTALRTADSGYLTRRLVDVSQELIIHDSDCMEEGKEIPGMYVKAFMDGNEEIESLQERITGRFSCEDIKDKDGNVIVKANHMITPRRAEKVMKNGVDENGNTLEKVKIRTILTCKCKNGVCSKCYGANMATGEAVQVGEAVGIIAAQSIGEPGTQLTMRTFHTGGVAGDDITQGLPRVEELFEARKPKGLAIITEFAGTATISDTKKKREIIVTNDKTGESKAYLIPYGSRIKVQDGAELEAGDELTEGSVNPHDILKIKGLRAVQDYMIQEVQRVYRLQGVEINDKHIEVIVRQMLKKIRIEEKGDSEFLPGTMADVLEFNEVNEQLEAEGKDPAAGEQIMLGITKASLATDSFLSAASFQETTKVLTEAAIKGKVDHLIGLKENVIIGKHIPAGTGMRKYRDVKLSTELSLDDEIDFEEDMDLSEDLILPEV